Proteins from a genomic interval of Methanococcoides sp. AM1:
- the dnaJ gene encoding molecular chaperone DnaJ, translating to MSTTRDYYEILGVAKDASETEIKKAYRKLAMKFHPDKNKDDGAEEKFKEISEAYAVLSDDEKRSQYDRFGHAGIDGRYSTEDIFRNADFGGFEDLGDIFGSIFGGGFGGFGGFGGGGRRRQGPTRGSDLRYDLAVTLEQAAFGEQVKINVPRAENCETCGGTGAKEGTSPTTCPKCRGSGQMTHSRRTPLGNFMTTTTCDNCHGRGQIIESPCPVCKGSGKQKKVRKIEVRVPKGSDTGLRLKVSGEGEAGSPGAPSGDLYVVIHIKPHEIFDRIGDDIVYEVPIAFSQAALGSEVMVPTLHGKVKMKIKAGTQTHSILRMKGKGMPHLHGHGQGDQLVKVVVETPTNLTDKQKGLLEELDKVSGTQSKGSKGGKGFFDKVKDAFETAISDTFSDSVNS from the coding sequence ATGTCGACCACACGTGATTATTATGAAATACTTGGTGTAGCCAAGGATGCCTCTGAGACCGAGATCAAGAAAGCATATCGCAAACTTGCGATGAAATTCCATCCTGACAAGAACAAGGATGATGGTGCTGAAGAAAAGTTCAAGGAGATATCTGAAGCTTATGCTGTGCTGTCCGATGATGAGAAAAGATCACAGTATGATCGGTTTGGCCATGCAGGTATAGACGGTCGATATAGCACCGAAGATATTTTCAGGAATGCTGATTTTGGCGGTTTCGAAGACCTTGGTGATATCTTTGGCAGTATCTTCGGAGGCGGCTTTGGCGGTTTCGGAGGTTTTGGCGGCGGAGGTCGTCGCAGGCAGGGTCCTACAAGGGGTTCTGATCTGAGATATGATCTGGCTGTAACTCTGGAGCAGGCTGCTTTCGGTGAACAGGTTAAGATCAATGTTCCAAGGGCAGAGAACTGTGAAACCTGTGGAGGTACAGGTGCAAAGGAAGGTACAAGCCCAACCACCTGTCCGAAATGTCGTGGCAGCGGTCAGATGACCCATTCACGAAGGACACCTCTTGGTAACTTCATGACCACTACCACATGTGACAATTGTCATGGTAGGGGTCAGATCATCGAATCCCCGTGTCCTGTCTGTAAAGGTTCAGGCAAGCAGAAGAAAGTGCGCAAGATCGAAGTAAGGGTTCCAAAAGGTTCTGATACTGGTTTGCGTCTGAAGGTAAGCGGTGAGGGTGAAGCAGGAAGTCCGGGTGCACCATCAGGTGACCTTTATGTTGTGATCCACATAAAGCCTCATGAGATATTCGATCGCATAGGTGATGATATTGTCTATGAAGTCCCGATCGCATTCTCTCAGGCAGCTCTTGGCTCTGAAGTAATGGTCCCGACACTTCATGGAAAGGTCAAGATGAAGATAAAAGCAGGAACCCAGACCCATTCAATACTACGTATGAAAGGTAAGGGAATGCCACATCTTCATGGACACGGTCAGGGTGACCAGCTTGTGAAGGTCGTTGTTGAGACGCCTACGAATCTCACAGACAAACAGAAAGGTCTTCTGGAAGAGCTTGACAAGGTCAGTGGTACTCAATCCAAAGGATCAAAAGGTGGCAAAGGCTTCTTTGACAAGGTTAAAGACGCTTTTGAAACTGCAATTTCAGATACTTTCTCCGACTCTGTAAATTCTTGA
- the dnaK gene encoding molecular chaperone DnaK, translating to MGKILGIDLGTTNSCMAVIEGGKPTVVPNAEGARTTPSVVGFSKKGEKLVGQVAKRQMIANPDNSVSSIKRHIGEGDYKVNLNDKDYTPQEVSAMILRKLKDDAEAYLGESITQAVITVPAYFNDSQRQATKDAGTIAGLEVMRIINEPTAASLAYGLDKEEGDHKILVYDLGGGTFDVSVLELGEGIFEVLSTSGDTHLGGDDFDHRLAEFLIDEFKKAEGIDLSNDKAALQRLNDAAEKAKIELSGVASTNVNLPFITADSNGQPKHIDIDVTRAQFEKMTEDLVEKTLVSMKQALSDAKVTPKDIDRVLLIGGSTRIPAVYDLVKNFIGKDPYKNINPDEAVAVGAAIQAGVLGGEVHDVLLLDVTPLTLGIETLGGVATPLIERNTTIPTKKSQIFSTAADSQPSVEIHILQGERGIASANKTLGRFVLDGIPPAPRGMPQIEVTFDIDSNGILHVNAKDLGTGKEQSISIQKPGGLSDEEIDQMVKDAEVHAEEDKARKEEVDIRNNAESLVNASEKTLKEAGDVATDEQKATIEKSMADLKEALEGEDVEAIKAKTEALQEAVYQVSSAMYEKAQQEAAAGAEASEDAGASTSDSGSDETVVDADYEVVDEDK from the coding sequence ATGGGAAAGATATTAGGTATTGATCTTGGAACTACTAATTCCTGTATGGCTGTTATCGAAGGTGGAAAACCTACTGTTGTCCCTAACGCAGAGGGCGCAAGGACAACTCCTTCAGTTGTTGGTTTTTCCAAGAAAGGAGAAAAGCTTGTAGGACAGGTTGCAAAAAGGCAGATGATCGCCAACCCTGATAACAGTGTAAGCTCCATTAAGCGTCACATCGGTGAGGGTGACTATAAAGTAAACCTGAATGATAAGGATTACACTCCACAGGAAGTTTCTGCAATGATCCTTCGCAAGCTCAAGGATGACGCTGAAGCATATCTTGGTGAGTCCATCACACAGGCTGTTATCACTGTACCTGCTTACTTCAATGATTCCCAGAGGCAGGCTACCAAAGATGCCGGTACTATCGCCGGACTTGAGGTGATGAGGATCATCAACGAACCTACAGCTGCATCTCTTGCATACGGTCTTGACAAAGAGGAAGGCGACCACAAGATCCTGGTCTACGATCTCGGAGGCGGTACCTTTGATGTATCCGTTCTTGAGCTTGGAGAGGGTATCTTTGAGGTACTTTCCACAAGTGGGGATACGCATCTTGGTGGCGATGACTTTGACCACAGGCTTGCAGAATTCCTTATCGATGAGTTCAAGAAAGCTGAAGGTATTGACCTTTCAAACGATAAAGCTGCACTCCAGCGTCTTAATGATGCTGCTGAGAAGGCAAAGATCGAACTTTCAGGCGTTGCTTCAACTAACGTGAACCTGCCTTTCATTACAGCAGATTCTAACGGACAGCCAAAACACATTGATATTGATGTTACAAGGGCCCAGTTCGAGAAGATGACCGAAGACCTTGTAGAAAAGACACTTGTTTCCATGAAACAGGCTCTTAGTGATGCAAAGGTCACTCCAAAGGACATCGACAGGGTACTTCTTATCGGCGGTTCTACCAGGATCCCTGCAGTATATGATCTTGTGAAGAATTTCATTGGTAAGGATCCATACAAGAACATCAATCCTGATGAGGCAGTTGCAGTCGGTGCAGCTATTCAGGCAGGTGTACTTGGTGGAGAGGTCCATGATGTCCTCTTGCTTGATGTCACACCTCTGACACTTGGTATTGAGACCCTTGGAGGCGTTGCAACACCGCTTATCGAGAGGAACACTACTATCCCTACAAAGAAGAGCCAGATATTCTCAACTGCTGCAGATAGCCAGCCATCTGTGGAGATCCACATCCTGCAGGGTGAGCGAGGAATTGCTTCTGCTAACAAGACACTTGGCCGCTTTGTACTGGATGGTATACCACCTGCACCAAGGGGAATGCCACAGATCGAAGTGACCTTTGACATTGATTCTAATGGTATCCTCCATGTGAATGCAAAGGATCTTGGTACCGGTAAAGAACAGTCTATCTCTATCCAGAAACCTGGTGGATTGTCCGATGAGGAGATCGACCAGATGGTAAAGGATGCTGAAGTCCATGCAGAAGAGGATAAGGCACGTAAGGAAGAGGTGGATATCAGGAACAATGCAGAATCCCTTGTCAATGCTTCTGAGAAGACCCTGAAAGAAGCCGGAGATGTCGCAACCGATGAACAGAAAGCCACGATCGAAAAGTCTATGGCTGATCTGAAAGAGGCTCTGGAAGGCGAAGATGTCGAAGCTATTAAGGCTAAGACCGAAGCATTACAGGAAGCTGTTTATCAGGTATCCTCTGCAATGTACGAGAAGGCACAGCAGGAAGCAGCTGCAGGTGCTGAAGCTTCTGAAGATGCAGGTGCATCCACTTCTGACTCCGGATCCGATGAAACTGTTGTCGATGCGGACTATGAGGTTGTCGACGAAGACAAATAA
- the grpE gene encoding nucleotide exchange factor GrpE, with protein sequence MAGKFGKKSKLKEEKDSCTGCKDDDMSENLAGNGADDQNEDVTSTDSDMMELKEQLIRQRAEFENFRKRSVREKEEFRKFALENMMVEMLEVYDNFERALESAKKTDDVNSVIEGVEMVFRHFVSILEKEGLKKIDCTGQEFDPHLHEAMMHVQTSEYPDHHVVDVCKPGYELNSKVIRHAMVTIADNPDEN encoded by the coding sequence ATGGCAGGTAAATTTGGAAAGAAATCTAAACTTAAAGAAGAGAAGGATTCGTGTACTGGTTGCAAAGACGACGATATGTCGGAAAATCTGGCTGGTAATGGAGCCGATGACCAAAACGAAGATGTCACTTCCACGGATTCTGATATGATGGAACTCAAAGAACAACTGATCCGGCAGAGGGCTGAGTTCGAGAACTTCAGAAAGCGAAGTGTGCGTGAAAAGGAAGAGTTCCGCAAGTTCGCTCTGGAGAATATGATGGTCGAAATGCTGGAAGTGTATGATAACTTTGAGCGTGCTCTTGAATCTGCAAAGAAGACCGATGATGTGAATTCAGTTATTGAGGGCGTTGAGATGGTATTCAGGCATTTTGTCTCTATCCTTGAGAAGGAAGGCCTGAAAAAGATCGATTGCACCGGTCAGGAATTCGATCCGCACCTTCATGAGGCAATGATGCATGTGCAGACCTCGGAATATCCTGATCATCATGTTGTTGATGTCTGCAAGCCCGGTTATGAACTCAACTCGAAGGTCATACGTCATGCAATGGTAACAATTGCAGATAATCCGGATGAGAACTAA
- a CDS encoding heat-shock protein: protein MNAEISDNPFLQALAVSGTMSIFMIGMALGVMNILSSGISPMPSSVILLIFAVVFIVGSVFFEKRGADQIGALIGGCVVSLAATISIFSFFGGVDFVLKDGLSVLGWDRLVSALAICMIASMLLVKLLSYKMQAEYA from the coding sequence ATGAATGCGGAAATTTCAGATAATCCTTTTTTACAGGCGCTTGCTGTTTCAGGTACCATGTCCATTTTTATGATCGGTATGGCTCTTGGAGTTATGAACATTCTTTCCAGTGGCATCAGTCCAATGCCTTCTTCTGTAATATTGCTGATATTTGCTGTGGTGTTCATAGTAGGTTCAGTATTCTTTGAGAAGAGGGGTGCCGACCAGATAGGTGCACTTATCGGTGGATGTGTCGTGTCACTTGCAGCTACCATCTCCATCTTTTCATTTTTTGGAGGCGTTGATTTTGTCCTCAAGGACGGCCTCAGTGTATTGGGGTGGGATCGACTGGTGTCAGCACTTGCCATCTGTATGATCGCAAGCATGTTGCTTGTAAAATTACTATCTTATAAGATGCAGGCAGAATATGCCTGA
- a CDS encoding ATP-grasp domain-containing protein, which yields MKILLSEYALSTGMGGTYLLEGKAMLHTLTSSFSRLGHEVVYTSSGPTIEYGNPIDSNEDNINEILEKQAKDCDAALVIAPEELLPDITAIIDDNTLNLGCPFESVSICSDKLECTRKLENASIATPGTYSADQEIPKEKRWVVKPRYGCASEDTFVSHYPKLKKGQIATEYVEGEHLSVSLICGKKTLPLTVNKQMIDIDPEKDSSSVDYCGCTTPYPTERMQELYETAIEATSILGCNGYTGVDIILRDRPYIIDINPRPTTSLVGITKIMDREIAELLIANALGQPLPQINITGNYSFTKEELI from the coding sequence ATGAAAATACTCCTTTCGGAATATGCCCTCAGCACCGGCATGGGTGGAACCTACCTTTTAGAAGGTAAAGCAATGCTCCACACCCTGACATCCAGTTTTTCGCGCCTTGGACACGAAGTAGTATACACATCGTCAGGACCAACGATAGAATATGGCAACCCAATTGATTCCAACGAGGACAATATCAATGAAATTCTGGAGAAACAGGCAAAGGATTGCGATGCAGCCCTTGTGATCGCACCTGAAGAGCTTCTACCCGATATCACAGCCATAATCGATGACAATACACTGAACCTCGGCTGCCCCTTTGAGTCAGTATCTATTTGCTCGGATAAGCTGGAATGTACCAGAAAACTGGAAAACGCATCAATTGCGACTCCGGGAACTTATTCTGCTGACCAGGAAATACCAAAAGAGAAACGCTGGGTAGTAAAGCCAAGATACGGGTGTGCATCAGAGGATACATTCGTAAGCCACTACCCGAAATTGAAAAAAGGTCAGATCGCAACAGAGTATGTCGAAGGAGAACATTTAAGTGTCAGCCTCATCTGTGGAAAGAAGACACTCCCATTAACAGTGAATAAGCAAATGATAGATATCGATCCCGAAAAGGATTCGTCTTCTGTTGATTACTGCGGCTGCACGACGCCATACCCTACCGAAAGGATGCAGGAGCTTTATGAAACAGCTATCGAGGCAACCAGCATACTGGGATGCAATGGGTACACCGGAGTGGACATAATACTGAGAGACAGGCCATATATAATAGACATTAATCCAAGACCTACGACATCTCTTGTAGGCATTACTAAAATAATGGACAGGGAGATAGCAGAGCTTCTGATAGCTAATGCTCTTGGGCAACCACTCCCACAGATAAATATTACAGGAAATTACTCGTTCACCAAAGAGGAATTGATATGA
- a CDS encoding hydantoinase/oxoprolinase family protein — MKYIGIDIGGANTKVASSDGEIKELLYIPLWKDTTLPSALKELSKKLNPDGLAVVMTGELADCFVDKDEGISFIMNAVNNAFDCKIEYVNNSGHFQDSTQNTRDLAAANWAASARMIGKEVGDCIFVDVGSTTSDIIPIKNGKHMAGYTDFSRLLRSELVYAGTLRTNLAALLKSVELKEGTCRISSELFATTADAYMLLGDIDKELFTCETSDGAGRDRIDCMRRLARVVCADLAEISEEDLLMIAKDVKETQISLLCDAISTVAEKNGLDTIVSAGLGEFMIEEAAMRLDLDCFSTSDKWGPEISKVFPAYAAAKLLEEEENEKNTN, encoded by the coding sequence ATGAAATATATTGGAATAGATATTGGCGGAGCCAATACAAAGGTCGCCTCCTCTGATGGGGAAATCAAAGAACTGCTCTACATCCCGCTATGGAAAGATACAACACTTCCATCAGCACTTAAGGAACTATCAAAAAAGCTCAACCCCGATGGCCTGGCTGTTGTAATGACAGGAGAACTTGCAGACTGTTTTGTAGACAAGGATGAGGGAATCAGCTTTATTATGAACGCTGTGAACAACGCTTTCGATTGCAAGATAGAATACGTGAACAACAGTGGGCACTTCCAGGACAGTACCCAGAACACAAGGGACCTTGCTGCTGCCAATTGGGCTGCATCTGCCCGCATGATAGGAAAAGAGGTAGGAGATTGTATTTTTGTAGATGTGGGCAGCACCACCAGTGATATTATTCCCATTAAGAACGGCAAACATATGGCAGGATATACCGATTTTTCCAGGCTGCTTCGCAGTGAGCTGGTATATGCAGGAACCCTGCGCACGAACCTTGCAGCCCTGCTTAAGAGCGTAGAACTAAAGGAAGGAACATGCCGCATCTCTTCCGAACTTTTTGCAACCACTGCTGATGCATACATGCTTCTTGGTGATATAGACAAGGAGCTGTTCACATGCGAAACCTCAGATGGTGCCGGCCGGGACAGAATTGATTGCATGAGAAGGCTTGCACGAGTAGTATGTGCCGATCTTGCAGAAATATCTGAAGAGGACCTGCTTATGATAGCAAAAGATGTGAAGGAAACACAGATATCCCTGCTTTGTGATGCAATATCCACTGTTGCTGAGAAGAATGGTCTTGACACTATTGTCTCCGCAGGACTGGGAGAATTCATGATAGAAGAAGCTGCAATGCGTCTTGACCTTGATTGTTTCTCAACTTCCGACAAGTGGGGACCTGAGATATCAAAGGTGTTCCCTGCTTATGCTGCTGCAAAGCTGCTTGAAGAAGAGGAAAACGAAAAAAATACGAATTGA
- a CDS encoding amino acid kinase has product MKVVLKIGGSLIEQADDLLKAIMEQIVSTESKVKIVVVPGGGVFANGIREASRAYSIGDEAAHWMAVAAMEQYAYLLVDKSGMPSIDDTDNVPEGMSILLPYKLLKTTDELEHSWDVTSDTIAAWVAHRIDAALIKATDVDGVLNEGELIEKITAKELESMGETCTDRILPHILDKYGMDCVIVNGNIPERVVAAIEGKMVRSTYIKGNI; this is encoded by the coding sequence ATGAAAGTAGTCCTTAAGATCGGTGGAAGCCTGATAGAGCAAGCTGATGATCTGCTAAAAGCAATCATGGAACAAATTGTCAGCACAGAAAGCAAAGTAAAGATAGTGGTCGTACCAGGAGGAGGTGTCTTTGCCAATGGAATTCGAGAAGCAAGCAGAGCATATTCGATCGGTGATGAAGCTGCCCACTGGATGGCTGTGGCAGCAATGGAACAATATGCGTACCTTCTTGTGGACAAAAGTGGCATGCCTTCAATTGATGATACGGATAATGTGCCTGAAGGAATGTCCATCCTGTTGCCATATAAATTACTAAAGACAACTGATGAGCTCGAACATTCATGGGATGTTACATCAGACACCATAGCAGCATGGGTTGCGCATCGGATCGATGCAGCACTTATCAAAGCCACAGATGTTGATGGAGTTCTAAATGAAGGTGAACTTATCGAAAAGATCACTGCTAAAGAACTTGAGAGCATGGGAGAGACATGTACTGACCGGATACTACCGCACATATTGGATAAATATGGCATGGACTGTGTCATCGTTAATGGAAACATTCCAGAAAGAGTGGTTGCTGCTATCGAAGGGAAAATGGTTAGGAGTACATACATCAAGGGGAATATTTAA
- a CDS encoding HVO_2753 family zinc finger protein, translating to MAKVEQCTSCGVRLVEKGFTRFPCPACDTELGRCTKCRQQSNPYTCPKCGFVGP from the coding sequence ATGGCAAAAGTTGAACAATGCACATCATGTGGAGTTCGCCTTGTTGAGAAGGGTTTCACAAGATTCCCATGCCCAGCATGTGACACCGAGCTTGGAAGATGTACCAAGTGCAGACAACAGAGCAACCCTTACACATGCCCTAAATGCGGCTTTGTAGGACCCTGA
- a CDS encoding elongation factor 1-beta, whose translation MGEVAATMKIMPEGVDTDLDDLKNKLEAVLPEGSSMFGSEVEPVAFGLKALKVVILVGDLEGGTESVEEAFAAVPGVESVQVTELGRPV comes from the coding sequence ATGGGAGAAGTAGCAGCAACAATGAAGATCATGCCAGAAGGTGTCGACACCGACCTGGATGACCTGAAGAACAAACTAGAAGCAGTATTGCCAGAAGGCTCATCAATGTTTGGTTCAGAGGTAGAACCTGTTGCTTTTGGTCTGAAAGCACTCAAGGTAGTAATCCTTGTAGGTGACCTTGAAGGCGGTACCGAATCCGTTGAAGAGGCTTTTGCAGCAGTTCCTGGCGTAGAAAGTGTACAGGTCACTGAATTAGGCAGACCTGTATAA
- the putP gene encoding sodium/proline symporter PutP, which translates to MEIISGNQSVAIVIALYLLFMLTIGFYYYKRNENLSDYILGGRKLNKWVTALSYQASDMSGWLLLGLPGYAYLAGMEAIWIALGLGIGTYLNWKFVAKRLRKYTTEAGDALTIPVYFENRFRDKSKLLRTISALFILIFFLFYTSSGFVAGGKLFSTVFGGEYVTALTIGVLAIIFYTFMGGFMAVCWTDFFQGLLMILAITLVPLTAMKGLGGITSTTDMIRTIDPSLLSPFTGSDGTMISLMAIVSLMAWGFGYFGQPHILVRFMAIKKPEEIKQSRAIAMSWVTISLAFAVIVGLVGRAYVPEFLAGATSETVFMVMINSLFHPVVAGIMLAAILAAIMSTADSQLLVASSAFTDIYTLLFKSDASQRQLVWMGRITVIGISLLAYYFALDPESSVLDLVAYAWAGFGAAFGPAIIFSLFSKKMTRNAALAGILIGGTTVIVWKQLTGGIFDLYEIVPGFVLSSIVIWLVTRFGEEPEQEIQDEFEKVQRSV; encoded by the coding sequence ATGGAAATTATATCCGGAAACCAGAGTGTTGCGATTGTAATTGCATTATATCTGCTTTTTATGCTAACGATCGGTTTTTACTATTATAAGAGAAACGAGAACCTGTCCGATTATATTCTTGGTGGCAGGAAACTGAACAAATGGGTAACCGCTTTAAGTTACCAAGCATCAGACATGAGCGGCTGGCTGCTTCTGGGATTACCCGGCTATGCATACCTTGCAGGAATGGAAGCTATATGGATCGCCCTTGGGCTGGGAATCGGAACATACCTTAACTGGAAGTTCGTTGCCAAGAGGCTTCGAAAATACACAACGGAAGCAGGTGATGCCCTCACAATCCCGGTGTATTTCGAGAACCGTTTCCGCGATAAGAGCAAACTCCTGAGAACGATCTCAGCCCTGTTCATCCTGATATTCTTCCTCTTCTACACATCCTCCGGTTTCGTTGCTGGCGGTAAGCTTTTCAGCACGGTCTTCGGGGGCGAATATGTCACAGCGCTTACCATCGGAGTGCTTGCCATCATCTTCTATACTTTCATGGGAGGATTCATGGCGGTCTGCTGGACTGATTTCTTCCAGGGCCTGCTCATGATCCTTGCTATCACATTAGTGCCTCTGACAGCCATGAAAGGCCTTGGAGGGATCACTTCGACCACTGACATGATAAGGACCATCGACCCAAGCCTCCTGAGCCCATTTACAGGCTCTGACGGAACCATGATCTCACTGATGGCAATCGTATCCCTCATGGCATGGGGCTTCGGGTATTTCGGACAGCCACACATACTTGTACGTTTCATGGCGATCAAAAAACCTGAGGAGATAAAACAGTCCCGTGCAATAGCCATGTCATGGGTAACCATCTCCCTCGCATTTGCAGTGATCGTCGGTCTTGTGGGAAGGGCATATGTCCCGGAGTTCCTTGCAGGAGCTACAAGCGAGACCGTGTTCATGGTAATGATCAACAGCCTCTTCCACCCGGTCGTTGCAGGAATAATGCTGGCAGCGATCCTGGCAGCCATAATGAGTACTGCTGACTCACAGTTACTTGTGGCATCTTCTGCTTTTACAGACATATACACGCTGCTATTCAAGTCAGATGCCAGCCAGAGGCAGCTTGTCTGGATGGGGCGTATCACGGTTATCGGGATCTCCCTTCTTGCCTACTACTTCGCACTCGACCCGGAAAGTTCTGTCCTTGACCTTGTAGCCTATGCATGGGCAGGATTCGGTGCAGCTTTTGGCCCTGCCATCATCTTCTCACTGTTCTCAAAGAAAATGACAAGGAATGCAGCCCTTGCCGGAATACTCATTGGTGGTACCACGGTTATCGTCTGGAAACAGCTCACAGGAGGTATCTTCGATCTCTACGAGATCGTACCGGGATTTGTGCTTTCCAGCATTGTCATCTGGCTGGTTACCAGATTTGGTGAGGAGCCGGAGCAGGAAATACAGGATGAGTTTGAGAAAGTTCAGAGGTCGGTCTGA
- a CDS encoding cache domain-containing protein: MRTSTILFTVTLVLITVLGAGCTDTDTTLPQNQSEATPTNALSLAPSSTVSPGELVAFVEIAYEYAHVHGQEAALREFNNQTGQFVDGELYIFAYDTEGNTLALPFQPEIIGTKRWNITDANGTAFIQDMATTAQSDGGFARYLYVDPADNFTVKQKLSYVMMVDEGWFIGAGIYDPQEDSPVVRTGTDPQVRESLESFVGEAIEYAHTNGQDAAIAEFNDQNGTFVRDNLYIYAFDHNGTTLALPYQPQLIGTDLSGLQDPYGVNYTHVEILLAQQGGGFIFYHYYNPAHNMTLEPKMSYVQKVDDTWWLGAGVYLN, from the coding sequence ATGAGAACTTCTACAATCCTTTTTACTGTTACACTCGTACTGATAACTGTCCTTGGTGCCGGCTGTACGGACACCGATACAACTCTTCCTCAGAACCAATCGGAAGCTACGCCGACCAATGCACTGTCCCTAGCTCCCAGTTCCACCGTGTCTCCAGGAGAGCTTGTAGCATTCGTAGAGATAGCTTATGAATATGCGCACGTCCACGGACAGGAAGCCGCTCTACGGGAATTCAATAACCAGACTGGCCAGTTCGTTGACGGCGAACTCTATATCTTCGCCTACGATACCGAGGGCAACACACTGGCCCTTCCATTCCAGCCCGAGATAATCGGGACGAAACGTTGGAACATTACTGATGCGAACGGCACCGCATTTATCCAGGATATGGCAACCACCGCACAGTCCGACGGCGGCTTCGCCCGGTATCTCTATGTAGACCCTGCAGATAATTTCACGGTCAAACAGAAACTCAGCTACGTGATGATGGTGGACGAGGGCTGGTTCATCGGAGCCGGCATCTACGATCCGCAGGAGGATTCGCCGGTCGTGAGGACGGGCACAGATCCCCAGGTAAGAGAGAGCTTGGAATCCTTTGTAGGGGAAGCGATTGAGTATGCCCATACGAACGGACAGGATGCCGCGATCGCGGAGTTCAATGACCAGAACGGTACGTTTGTACGTGATAATCTCTACATCTACGCCTTCGATCATAATGGAACGACCCTGGCGCTCCCCTATCAGCCCCAGTTGATTGGAACCGATCTTTCCGGGCTTCAGGATCCCTATGGCGTAAATTACACCCATGTCGAGATCCTTCTGGCACAGCAAGGCGGCGGTTTCATCTTCTACCATTACTACAACCCGGCCCACAATATGACCCTTGAACCCAAGATGAGCTACGTCCAAAAGGTCGATGATACCTGGTGGCTCGGTGCCGGAGTATATTTGAACTAA
- a CDS encoding cache domain-containing protein, with translation MIELKKVICVLLVLVMFFVVAGCVQPDDTGEGLDDIDEDEQGIVEEQNELASQREFTVSQVNLAVELIEEEGEQAFPQFREKSNQWFHDDFYIFVWRTDGIRVVYPPDVSGEGEDVSNLEDFNGKPIGQMFIDMAQSEEGEGWIDYYWPKPDEIEPSMKHTFIKVASFDNQTYIVGSGFYVDDYIYTETLEDVN, from the coding sequence ATGATCGAGCTGAAGAAAGTAATTTGCGTTCTATTGGTCCTTGTAATGTTCTTCGTAGTTGCAGGGTGTGTGCAACCAGATGATACTGGTGAAGGACTAGATGATATTGATGAAGACGAACAAGGCATAGTTGAGGAACAGAATGAACTGGCTTCCCAAAGAGAATTTACGGTCTCACAGGTCAATTTAGCCGTTGAGCTAATCGAGGAGGAAGGAGAGCAAGCCTTCCCACAGTTCAGGGAGAAGAGCAATCAGTGGTTCCATGATGATTTCTACATTTTCGTCTGGAGAACTGATGGAATACGTGTGGTATATCCACCTGATGTCAGCGGTGAGGGGGAGGATGTGAGCAATCTTGAAGACTTCAACGGTAAACCAATAGGCCAGATGTTCATAGACATGGCCCAGAGCGAAGAAGGAGAGGGCTGGATTGATTACTACTGGCCAAAACCCGATGAGATCGAGCCTTCAATGAAGCACACCTTCATCAAAGTGGCATCCTTTGATAACCAAACCTATATTGTGGGATCAGGGTTCTACGTTGATGACTATATCTATACCGAGACTCTTGAAGACGTTAATTAA
- a CDS encoding cupin domain-containing protein, with protein MDYSFTHVIIDAGQSIEPHIMKKTEVYYVLEGEGVLYIEDVPFELSKGKVVHIPANSKQYTESTGDVDLVVFVIDQSAWAKENVFSFVPFFTFF; from the coding sequence ATAGATTACAGCTTTACACATGTGATAATCGATGCAGGGCAGTCGATTGAACCTCACATAATGAAGAAAACCGAGGTATACTATGTTCTTGAAGGTGAAGGTGTGCTCTACATAGAAGATGTGCCATTTGAACTGAGTAAAGGAAAAGTTGTCCACATACCTGCAAACTCAAAGCAGTACACGGAGAGCACTGGGGATGTTGACCTTGTGGTCTTTGTTATAGACCAATCTGCCTGGGCAAAAGAAAATGTCTTCTCTTTTGTTCCGTTTTTTACTTTTTTTTAG